One Pseudomonas sp. B21_DOA genomic window, CGCGTCGAACGGGTCGAGCTTGATGTCACGGTCGGTGTCGGTCAGGTCCTTGATGTGGCCGTAGATACCGGTCAGGCCGTTGGTCATGGCAACGTTTTCGTAGAGGCGGATGTTCACGCTGTTACGAATACGAATGCCGTGACGGGTATTGCTGATGACCTTGTTGCCCCACAGCAGGTTGTCGGCGGACTCGTAGAGCGTGATGCCGTCGGTGTGGTTCTTGTAGATCTCGTTGTAGGCAATGATGTTGTTGACGCTGTTACGGTCGATCACCAGGCCCGACAACTTGTTGTCGAAGCTCTTGTTGTTGAAGATGAAGCTGTCGTTGACCTCACGGGAAATGATGATCCCGTGCTTCTTCTTCGTGCCGTGAACGGTGTTCTCGGCAATGATCAGACGGTGCGAGCGGTCATGCGGGTCGATGCCGTAGACGATGTTGTCTTTGTAGGTGTTGCCCTTGACCACAAAGTCGCGGGTTTCGTAGCAGTAGAAGCCGTACCACATGTCCGAGAACTCGGAGCCGACGATCCAGCCGGTCGGTTCCGGGCGCTTGAGGACTTTGGCCATGTTCGGCGTGTACTGGGAAATACTCACCCCGTACGACTTACTGTTGGCGTAGCCGAAACTGGCCATCTTGCTGTTGACGATGTAGGTCTCGGTGCCGCCCCAGGCGAGCAGGAACGGACGGAATTCCTTCGGCGAGCGGAAGGTCGCCGGCCCGTTGTCCTTCTCGCGCCAACCGGTGACTTTGGTGTCACGCACGAACAACTGACCGTCGTTGACCAGGAACGAACCGGCCTCTTGGGACAGGCGCAGTTCCTGGGTCTGGCCGTCGATCTCAAGGATGCCTTTCTGGCCGACCACGATCGGCAATTTGGCCAGGTACACGCCCGGAGCGGTCTCGCTGAAATACTGCTTGGGCAGTTTTTTCGCCAGATCCTTGAGGTTCATGTAGCCGTCGTCGATGAAGATCGCCTGCGGGATGCCGTGCTGACGCACCACCCATTCGGCCATCTTGTTATCGCCGCCGATGAAGTCCTTCAGGGCATTTTCCTGCATCATCCGGCGCACGCTGATCTTGCCCGGTTTGCTGCGCACGATTTTCGCCGCAGCGGCTTCGGCGGTGAAGCCGGACAGGTCGGGCAGAGTCGGCTTGGCCAGTTTCAGCGCGTCGGTCGGCGCGCTGCTGACGGTGTAGGTCTTGGCCTGTTGCAGTTCTTTGGCCACGGTCGCAGGTTTCGCCGGTTCAACATTGGCGAAGGCGCCGGCGCTGGCCAGCAGCATCGCGCCGGCCAGCAGGCTCAGTGAGCCTGTTCTGGTGCTGATCATGTCGGGCACTCCCTTGGCGGTTTGCATCAGAAGCGCCAGATCACGTCAATGAATGCGCGGTGCATGTAGGAATCAACCTGGCTGCCATAGGCATCGCCCGGCTTGAACACACCGCCACGGAAACGCACCAGTGCCGAAGGCTCGTCGATCGACTGGCTCAACGCCGCCGGCAACAGGCCTTGCTTGAAGTACTTGGTGACGACCAGGTCCATTTCCTGACCCAGGTCCTTGTTGCCATCTTCAAGCGGCAGCGAGGTGCTGGAGAGGATCGCGCCAGTGACGTCGTCGGTGTTGTTTTCCACCGCATTGATGCCGTTGCTGCCGACCGGCTTGTTGCCGTCGACACGCCAGAACTTGTGGTAGATCAGGCTGGCGTCGTACTCGTCGTTGACCATCCAGGAACCGAACAGGGTGGCGGTCTGCATGTTGTTCATTTCGCCACGGAACGCTTCGCCGAAACGGTGCACGCGCGAGCGGGTACCGGTGTAGTTGGAGCGGTTGCTCTCCAGACCGTTCTGTTCGTAATCGGCACTGGCGCGGGCGTAGGCACCGCCGACTTGCCACTGCGGATCGAGGCGCAGACGCACGCCGACATCGGCTGCCCAGCCGCTGATGTCATCGCTGCGCTTGGCTTGTGTCGGGCGCGTGCCGTCGGCGTTCAGCGCGTTGACCGTGTCACGGTCGCCGCTCATGCCGGTGATGCTGCCCCAGTAGTTGACGGTGTTGGTGTTGCGCCAGTTGTAGGCGTCGCTGTCGGCGGTCAGGCCGATCCAACTGATGTCGCCGTTCTCGGTCTTGTCCAGCGAATCGCGCGGGACGCCTGGCTCGGCGTAATCGAGTTTGCCGTCATCGTGGGTGTGGTGACCGCGAATGCCGACCCACTGGCCCGGCGTCCACTGGTAAGCGGCGTCGGCGTAGGCGTGCAGGCGATCCTTGTCTTTCGGTGCCAGCTCTTTCAAGTCGGTGCGGTATTCGCTGAAACGCTCGGCAACACCGGCATTGGCGCGCAGCAGTGTGGTATCGAAGGTCCAGTTCAGCGCTTCGATGTTGGTGTCGCGCCATTGGCCGTCGTCATTGCGCAGACGCTGGCGACCGAACTTGAGGATCTCGCCAGGGTAGGGCGTGAAGCCGCTGTAGCCGACCCAGAATTCGCGCATCGCCAGATAGTTTTTCTTGGTTTCACGATCGCCGCTGTCGGTGGTCTGTTCGCCGTCCGATTGCTGCAGGGTGTCGGTCTCGATGATGTCGGTCGAGGTCACCGCCTGACCCATCGCATAAGCGCTCCACGCGCCGCTTTCGCCGTAGATCCACGGACGCAGGTCGAGGCCCACGCCGTTGACGTCGCCGCCGCCGGCAGTGCCGAGGTCGCGGTCGTCTTCGGACTGGCCGGTAAGTTTCACTTCCAGACCGAAGTTCTTGCTTTCAGTCATCGCAGCCAGTGTCGGGCAAGACCAGAGCAGCGCGAAGGTGAGGCCAATACCGGCCTTCACGAATGGGTTCAGCTTCATAGTTTTTCCTCGCCGTCTTCTTCTTGCAGGGCGTGCAGTTGCAGCGTGTTCGAGTTCAGGGCGCCACGGCTGGCCTGTTCCTGTTGCAACAGGCGGCGGGCTTCGGGCAGGCGCTCGGGCGGCAGTTGCGCCTCGAGGGTCGCTGCCAGTTCATCGGCTTGCGGGGTGTTCTGGGCCTTGGCCAATTGGCTGAACACGTAGGCGTTCAGCGGGTCGGGCTTGGTGCCCTTGCCTTGCGAGAACAGCTGGGCGATGGCGAAGTCGGCACTGTTCTGGCCATTGCGCGCAGCGGTCAGCAGGTGGTCGAGAGCCTTCTGTGGATAGACCTTGCCCAGGTAGCCACGGCGGTAGATCTGGCCGAGGTAGTAATCGGCGGCGACTTCGCGGCCAACGGCTTTCTGGAAGTGTTCCTCGGCAACTTTCGCGTCAGCCGGAACCAGTTTTCCTTCGTAATAGACCTTGCCCAGCAGCAGTTCGGCGCGCGGCTGGTCGGCGGCGCGGCCGTTGTCCAGGTACTTCATCATCTGGTCGACGTCGCCCAGTTCGGGGAAGTCGTAAAGCAATTGCGCGAGGGTGACCCACGACGCCGGGTAGCCCGGAGCGATCGGCTCGAGCAACGACTGCGCGGTTTTTTCGTCGGTCTTGCCCAGGGTCGAGTCGGCCAGCACGCGGGCCACGGAGTCGACACGCTGCGCAGTGACGGTGCCACGGCTGTAACCGGCCTGCATCTGCTTGATCAGCTCGGCCTGTTGCTCCGGCTGGCCACGTTTCTGGTAGACGGTGGCCAGTTCGACGTAGCAGATGT contains:
- the algG gene encoding mannuronan 5-epimerase AlgG, which encodes MISTRTGSLSLLAGAMLLASAGAFANVEPAKPATVAKELQQAKTYTVSSAPTDALKLAKPTLPDLSGFTAEAAAAKIVRSKPGKISVRRMMQENALKDFIGGDNKMAEWVVRQHGIPQAIFIDDGYMNLKDLAKKLPKQYFSETAPGVYLAKLPIVVGQKGILEIDGQTQELRLSQEAGSFLVNDGQLFVRDTKVTGWREKDNGPATFRSPKEFRPFLLAWGGTETYIVNSKMASFGYANSKSYGVSISQYTPNMAKVLKRPEPTGWIVGSEFSDMWYGFYCYETRDFVVKGNTYKDNIVYGIDPHDRSHRLIIAENTVHGTKKKHGIIISREVNDSFIFNNKSFDNKLSGLVIDRNSVNNIIAYNEIYKNHTDGITLYESADNLLWGNKVISNTRHGIRIRNSVNIRLYENVAMTNGLTGIYGHIKDLTDTDRDIKLDPFDAQVSLIVVGGELAANGSGPLSIDSPLSVELYRVSMLAPTKSSGISFNGILGERQDEILDLLVRQQKAVLIDPVERQTELQD
- a CDS encoding alginate export family protein, producing the protein MKLNPFVKAGIGLTFALLWSCPTLAAMTESKNFGLEVKLTGQSEDDRDLGTAGGGDVNGVGLDLRPWIYGESGAWSAYAMGQAVTSTDIIETDTLQQSDGEQTTDSGDRETKKNYLAMREFWVGYSGFTPYPGEILKFGRQRLRNDDGQWRDTNIEALNWTFDTTLLRANAGVAERFSEYRTDLKELAPKDKDRLHAYADAAYQWTPGQWVGIRGHHTHDDGKLDYAEPGVPRDSLDKTENGDISWIGLTADSDAYNWRNTNTVNYWGSITGMSGDRDTVNALNADGTRPTQAKRSDDISGWAADVGVRLRLDPQWQVGGAYARASADYEQNGLESNRSNYTGTRSRVHRFGEAFRGEMNNMQTATLFGSWMVNDEYDASLIYHKFWRVDGNKPVGSNGINAVENNTDDVTGAILSSTSLPLEDGNKDLGQEMDLVVTKYFKQGLLPAALSQSIDEPSALVRFRGGVFKPGDAYGSQVDSYMHRAFIDVIWRF